A region from the Actinoplanes sp. OR16 genome encodes:
- a CDS encoding Rieske 2Fe-2S domain-containing protein has translation MILQTSQKLGPLTDIPPGEGRSYAVDGQMIAVFHLRDGSLRAVDAVCPHQGGPLADGQIDNKVVVCPLHLFAWDLATGCSQSGQPPINVYPVRVDGDQIVLGE, from the coding sequence ATGATCTTGCAGACTTCCCAGAAGCTCGGCCCGCTGACCGACATCCCGCCCGGCGAGGGACGCTCCTACGCCGTCGACGGGCAGATGATCGCGGTCTTCCACCTCCGCGACGGCTCCCTCCGGGCGGTCGACGCGGTCTGCCCCCACCAGGGCGGCCCGCTCGCCGACGGCCAGATCGACAACAAGGTCGTCGTCTGCCCTCTGCACCTGTTCGCATGGGACCTCGCCACCGGGTGTTCCCAGTCCGGCCAGCCCCCGATCAACGTCTACCCGGTGCGGGTCGACGGCGATCAGATCGTACTGGGAGAGTAG
- a CDS encoding amidohydrolase family protein gives MAASSSWSLLLPIIGNYHRSDGNYKRSALRDPRRHGLRRRAFPPRRHLVLVEAHTHLCADSSLTALDRMPSLSRAELSTTIADSLRTELAAGVTTVRDLGDHDYAVVDHRNDAVAGRDNPAVNARSPAIVASGPPITTPDGHCASMGGGVHGVEAVRRAVRERADRGADVVKVMATGGMMTAGTDVRACQFTHDEMRAIVDEAHRLGLPVTAHAHATAGIEQCVDAGVDGIEHAGFFGADGIDTPPALVRRIAAAGIVVCPTVGADVRPGTVLPDRLIKAGFTPEGRRAQVGALYRAGVTLISGVDAGIHPAKPHGYLPRSIAELAACGVPAAALASATSLAAKACGVSSRTGCLKAGLDADLLLVHGDPLHDLTALQNVHTVFRAGHRL, from the coding sequence ATGGCGGCATCGAGCAGCTGGTCCCTTCTGCTCCCCATAATCGGAAACTACCATCGTAGTGATGGAAACTACAAACGTAGTGCGCTTCGCGATCCGCGCCGACATGGCCTTCGACGGCGAGCGTTCCCTCCCCGGCGGCACCTGGTCCTGGTCGAAGCCCACACCCACCTCTGCGCCGACAGCTCCCTCACCGCTCTGGACCGGATGCCGTCCCTCTCCCGCGCCGAGCTGTCCACGACCATCGCCGACAGCCTCCGCACCGAGTTGGCCGCCGGCGTCACCACCGTCCGCGACCTGGGCGACCACGACTACGCCGTCGTCGACCACCGGAACGACGCGGTGGCCGGCCGTGACAACCCCGCCGTGAACGCCCGGAGCCCCGCGATCGTGGCCTCCGGGCCGCCGATCACCACGCCGGACGGGCACTGCGCGTCGATGGGTGGCGGGGTGCACGGCGTGGAGGCGGTCCGGCGGGCCGTCCGGGAACGGGCCGACCGCGGCGCCGACGTGGTGAAGGTGATGGCGACCGGCGGGATGATGACGGCCGGTACCGACGTACGGGCCTGCCAGTTCACCCACGACGAGATGCGGGCGATCGTCGACGAGGCGCATCGGCTGGGGCTGCCGGTGACAGCGCACGCGCACGCCACAGCCGGGATCGAACAGTGCGTCGACGCGGGGGTGGACGGGATCGAGCACGCCGGCTTCTTCGGCGCGGACGGGATCGACACGCCGCCGGCGCTCGTACGGCGGATCGCGGCGGCCGGCATCGTCGTCTGCCCCACGGTGGGCGCCGACGTCCGGCCGGGCACCGTGCTCCCGGACCGCCTGATCAAGGCCGGTTTCACTCCTGAGGGCCGGCGCGCGCAGGTGGGTGCGCTCTATCGGGCCGGCGTCACCCTGATCAGCGGCGTCGATGCGGGCATCCACCCGGCCAAACCTCACGGCTACCTGCCCCGCAGCATCGCCGAACTGGCGGCCTGCGGAGTCCCCGCCGCCGCCCTGGCCTCGGCCACCTCCCTGGCAGCGAAGGCCTGCGGGGTCTCGTCCCGAACCGGCTGCCTGAAAGCCGGCCTGGACGCCGACCTGCTACTGGTCCACGGCGATCCACTCCACGACCTGACCGCACTCCAGAACGTCCACACCGTCTTCCGTGCCGGCCACCGCCTCTGA
- a CDS encoding MFS transporter: MNARIAVTATFAANGVLFGTWAPRIPAVQEALGLDDARLGLALFAPALGSVGSMLMTGLLVRRFGAGRVTGGALTAFSLSLPLIGLAPALPWLFAALLVWGAAMGALDVAMNAAGLGVQRSYGRPILSGMHAALSAGGLAGAVAGSLAAGAGVPVRAHLIVAGLLGLAVAVAIRRTPIPEPVGAKPTKGVNRKPWTLGGLAFAGLLAEGAAADWSAVHLTALGAGPGLAGAGFVAFSITMTAGRLVGDRVVATAGSVRTVRIAAATASVALAAALLIGTTWSAIAGFAVLGAGLATLVPVIFTAAAQRSDAPATAVAAVSTCGYLGFIAGPPLIGALAGLIGLGGALWLVAALTATVAVLAPAVRRPPSRATAPLVS; this comes from the coding sequence ATGAACGCGCGGATCGCGGTCACTGCCACGTTCGCTGCCAACGGCGTCCTCTTCGGGACCTGGGCCCCGCGTATCCCGGCGGTCCAGGAGGCGCTGGGACTCGACGACGCGCGGCTCGGGCTGGCGCTGTTCGCCCCGGCGCTCGGATCGGTCGGCTCGATGCTGATGACCGGCCTGCTCGTACGGCGGTTCGGTGCCGGCCGGGTCACCGGCGGCGCGCTGACGGCGTTCTCGCTGAGCCTGCCGCTGATCGGGCTCGCGCCGGCGCTGCCGTGGCTCTTCGCCGCGCTGCTCGTCTGGGGCGCGGCGATGGGCGCGCTCGACGTCGCGATGAACGCCGCCGGATTGGGGGTGCAGCGGTCGTACGGCCGCCCGATCCTCTCCGGCATGCACGCGGCACTCAGCGCGGGCGGCCTGGCCGGGGCCGTGGCCGGATCGCTCGCCGCAGGTGCGGGCGTGCCCGTGCGAGCCCACCTGATCGTGGCCGGCCTCCTGGGCCTGGCGGTGGCCGTGGCGATCCGGCGGACGCCGATCCCGGAACCCGTCGGAGCAAAACCGACAAAAGGTGTTAATAGAAAGCCGTGGACGCTCGGCGGCCTCGCGTTCGCCGGCCTCCTCGCCGAGGGCGCCGCCGCCGACTGGAGCGCCGTCCACCTGACGGCGCTCGGGGCGGGCCCGGGGCTGGCCGGTGCGGGTTTCGTGGCCTTCAGCATCACGATGACGGCCGGGCGTCTCGTCGGGGATCGGGTCGTCGCCACGGCCGGTTCCGTGCGTACGGTCAGGATCGCCGCCGCGACCGCCTCGGTGGCTCTCGCCGCGGCACTGCTGATCGGAACCACCTGGTCCGCGATCGCCGGTTTCGCGGTGCTCGGCGCCGGGCTGGCCACCCTCGTCCCGGTGATCTTCACCGCCGCGGCCCAGCGCAGCGACGCGCCGGCCACCGCTGTCGCCGCCGTCTCCACCTGCGGATATCTGGGATTCATCGCGGGTCCGCCGCTGATCGGCGCCCTCGCCGGGCTGATCGGCCTGGGCGGCGCGCTGTGGCTGGTGGCGGCGCTCACCGCCACGGTGGCGGTCCTGGCGCCGGCGGTCCGCAGGCCCCCGAGCCGCGCCACCGCGCCTCTGGTGAGTTAG
- a CDS encoding GGDEF domain-containing protein, with protein sequence MNQWRQRAIRVAAAYGFIPPLLCGAYTVATWHDGEHRRLMLAVALIMLAFATGGWLAATRLTASRLWRLPLLASVTANLAGDTVLGLLDGGVAGPLGTLVPATSVFLAIVLQPPVFVVFWAASAVAYGSLVIYGDPAPPGYAMVHTLAFGAAALLCLRHSAVLSSLRRRLAYTSRTDPLTGCLNRRGFDEKLAAAVAEGKPFTLVLLDLDHFKSVNDTYGHQAGDDLLAWAGASVRAAGVAGRLGGDEFALLLPSTSGIAGLRARLDQATPSSLGYATFPAVAAEDLFAVADASLYRDKSGKTKIAASAEQVAFARTQATKNGPAATVETRERRRHSIADPGWMAMAQTAVALVYVMFFRTGHHHCAAMIAICVWGFAAGLAVVAAADWLSRTRMARPLMLAYAASSFLSCAAIAALDGGVDSPLGVGMLLSIPLLMLGMRPVVAAPVAVAAGGLYVLVAILAGDPGFWYVTINLLGTAATAVACAVQGRAAADQRRKLTRAASVDALTGVLNRRGFAEDFTASPGAGLLVIDLDGFKQLNDAHGHAAGDDLLRWVARTLLSSVRPEHRVGRLGGDEFVALVDGDAHAIAATVRDALAERTGASIGVAVAGPDGDDFDALYVVADARLYEQKKAQAVARTAVA encoded by the coding sequence ATGAACCAGTGGCGGCAGCGCGCTATCCGGGTCGCCGCCGCCTACGGCTTCATCCCGCCGTTGCTCTGCGGCGCGTACACGGTCGCGACGTGGCACGACGGCGAGCACCGCCGTCTCATGCTCGCCGTCGCCCTGATCATGCTCGCCTTCGCGACCGGTGGCTGGCTGGCCGCCACCCGGCTCACCGCGTCCCGGCTCTGGCGTCTGCCACTGCTCGCCAGCGTCACCGCCAACCTGGCCGGGGACACGGTGCTCGGCCTCCTCGACGGCGGGGTGGCCGGGCCGCTGGGCACGCTGGTGCCGGCGACCTCGGTGTTCCTGGCGATCGTGCTCCAGCCGCCGGTGTTCGTCGTGTTCTGGGCGGCGAGCGCGGTCGCCTACGGCTCACTGGTGATCTACGGGGATCCGGCGCCGCCCGGATACGCGATGGTCCACACCCTGGCCTTCGGCGCTGCGGCGCTGCTCTGCCTGCGGCACTCGGCGGTGCTGTCGTCGCTGCGGCGGCGGCTGGCGTACACGTCGCGGACCGATCCGCTGACCGGGTGCCTGAACCGGCGCGGGTTCGACGAGAAGCTGGCCGCGGCGGTCGCCGAGGGGAAGCCCTTCACGCTCGTTCTGCTGGACCTCGATCACTTCAAGAGCGTCAACGACACGTACGGGCACCAGGCCGGGGATGACCTGCTGGCGTGGGCGGGGGCTTCGGTGCGGGCCGCCGGGGTGGCCGGGCGGCTCGGAGGTGACGAGTTCGCGCTGCTGCTGCCCTCCACGAGCGGCATCGCCGGGCTGCGTGCGCGACTGGATCAGGCCACGCCGTCCAGCCTCGGCTACGCGACATTTCCGGCAGTCGCGGCGGAGGACCTCTTCGCCGTTGCGGATGCGAGCCTCTATCGCGACAAATCAGGCAAGACGAAGATCGCCGCCAGCGCGGAACAGGTGGCGTTCGCGCGTACCCAGGCCACGAAGAACGGCCCGGCGGCAACCGTCGAGACGCGGGAACGACGCCGGCACTCGATCGCCGACCCCGGCTGGATGGCGATGGCACAGACCGCCGTCGCCCTCGTCTACGTCATGTTCTTCCGGACCGGCCACCACCACTGCGCCGCCATGATCGCCATCTGCGTCTGGGGCTTCGCCGCCGGACTCGCCGTCGTGGCCGCCGCGGACTGGCTCAGCCGCACGCGGATGGCCCGGCCGCTGATGCTCGCCTACGCGGCCAGCTCGTTCCTGAGCTGCGCCGCCATCGCCGCGCTCGACGGCGGCGTGGACAGCCCGCTCGGTGTCGGCATGCTGCTCTCCATCCCGTTGCTGATGCTCGGCATGCGCCCGGTCGTCGCGGCGCCGGTTGCGGTCGCCGCCGGGGGCCTGTACGTGCTGGTGGCGATCCTGGCCGGCGACCCCGGCTTCTGGTACGTCACGATCAACCTGCTCGGCACGGCCGCCACCGCCGTCGCCTGCGCGGTGCAGGGCCGGGCCGCCGCCGATCAGCGCCGCAAGCTGACCCGGGCGGCGAGCGTCGACGCGCTCACCGGAGTGCTGAACCGGCGCGGTTTCGCCGAGGATTTCACCGCCTCCCCCGGCGCCGGCCTGCTCGTCATCGACCTCGACGGCTTCAAGCAGCTCAACGACGCGCACGGCCATGCGGCCGGGGACGATCTCCTGCGCTGGGTGGCCCGGACGCTTCTCTCCTCGGTACGCCCGGAGCACCGTGTCGGCCGCCTCGGCGGCGACGAGTTCGTCGCGCTGGTGGACGGTGACGCGCACGCGATCGCCGCAACGGTCCGGGACGCGCTCGCCGAGCGGACCGGCGCGAGCATCGGCGTGGCGGTGGCCGGCCCGGACGGCGACGACTTCGACGCGCTGTACGTGGTCGCCGACGCCCGCCTCTACGAGCAGAAGAAGGCTCAGGCGGTGGCTCGGACCGCGGTGGCCTGA
- a CDS encoding TetR/AcrR family transcriptional regulator — translation MGSRRDQLLDAAIEVLGTSGMHGLTHRRVDTAAGVAHGSCSNHFRTREALLDAVVERFSERERRNWEEIAVRSAPRTADELALAMTLFAHEATTTHRTLTLARYAILVESGTQPALRARLLATGAQVNEWFHVWLRLAGSDDPERHAPILMNHWTGVVLHELAIPDPAFDPSEQLKALVAAIVGERVGT, via the coding sequence ATGGGGAGCAGAAGGGACCAGCTGCTCGATGCCGCCATCGAGGTACTCGGAACATCCGGGATGCATGGGCTGACTCACCGCAGGGTGGACACGGCGGCGGGGGTGGCGCACGGGTCGTGTTCGAATCACTTTCGGACACGGGAGGCGTTGCTTGACGCTGTCGTGGAGCGGTTCTCGGAGCGGGAACGGCGGAACTGGGAAGAGATCGCGGTGCGCAGTGCGCCGCGGACGGCGGATGAGCTGGCGCTTGCCATGACGCTTTTCGCTCATGAGGCCACGACGACGCACCGGACGCTGACGCTGGCGCGGTACGCGATCCTCGTCGAGTCCGGGACGCAGCCGGCGCTGCGGGCGAGACTGCTGGCCACCGGTGCGCAGGTCAACGAGTGGTTCCACGTCTGGCTGCGGCTGGCCGGCTCGGACGACCCGGAACGGCACGCGCCGATCCTGATGAACCACTGGACCGGCGTGGTGCTGCACGAGCTGGCGATCCCGGACCCGGCCTTCGACCCCAGCGAGCAGCTGAAAGCCCTGGTCGCCGCCATCGTGGGAGAACGGGTGGGTACATGA
- a CDS encoding DUF3159 domain-containing protein, with product MAQPESLAELLNGRRAAVDASLPPIGFVAGYLIGDSSIWAGVGAAVAFALALSVWRMRRGDKPRAVVIGLLGVCVAGLIALGTGRAENFFLLQLLSNAASALLWIVSIVVRWPLLGIVVGTVLKQRTRWRRDPALVKAYSRGSWVWVGQYVVRVAVFVPLYEAGRVAELGIARVLLSWPLVAACLAVSWWVIRRNLPEGHPGLRHPRIPDQATAVRATA from the coding sequence ATGGCGCAGCCGGAATCGCTGGCGGAGTTGCTCAACGGGCGTCGGGCGGCGGTCGACGCGTCGCTGCCGCCGATCGGGTTCGTCGCCGGCTATCTGATCGGCGACTCGTCGATCTGGGCGGGTGTCGGGGCCGCGGTGGCGTTCGCCCTGGCGCTGTCGGTGTGGCGGATGCGGCGTGGTGACAAGCCCCGCGCCGTGGTGATCGGCCTGCTCGGCGTCTGTGTGGCCGGGCTGATCGCGCTCGGCACCGGCCGGGCGGAGAACTTCTTCCTGCTCCAGCTGCTCAGCAACGCCGCCTCCGCGCTGCTCTGGATCGTCAGCATCGTGGTGCGCTGGCCGCTGCTCGGCATCGTCGTGGGCACCGTGCTCAAGCAGCGCACCCGCTGGCGGCGCGACCCGGCCCTGGTCAAGGCGTATTCGCGGGGCAGCTGGGTGTGGGTCGGTCAATACGTCGTCCGCGTCGCCGTCTTCGTGCCGCTCTACGAGGCCGGCCGGGTGGCCGAGCTCGGCATCGCCCGGGTCCTGCTGAGCTGGCCGCTGGTGGCGGCGTGTCTCGCGGTGAGCTGGTGGGTGATCCGCCGCAACCTGCCGGAGGGCCACCCCGGACTCCGCCACCCGCGGATCCCCGATCAGGCCACCGCGGTCCGAGCCACCGCCTGA
- a CDS encoding maleylpyruvate isomerase family mycothiol-dependent enzyme, with translation MNAWDEIIALRIAVAGLLDDLSPGEWDTPSLCAGWTVRDVAAHLTLQQLGFRDLGLLLKDRQRDMDGMIREMAKRRARDWSPERIRADIRETAHRRKRNPGVTPIETLTDLLVHGQDIAIPLSRSFPMPVEAATVATQRCLTMRMPPPLPASKALRGLRLVATDVDWAHGDGPELRGPIGVLLLTACGRMVRSSLLSGDGLAVLRPRAGR, from the coding sequence ATGAACGCCTGGGACGAGATCATCGCGCTGCGGATCGCGGTCGCCGGCCTGCTCGACGACCTGAGCCCCGGCGAGTGGGACACCCCCTCGCTCTGTGCCGGCTGGACCGTGCGGGACGTGGCGGCGCATCTGACCCTGCAGCAGCTCGGCTTCCGTGATCTGGGACTGCTGCTGAAGGACCGGCAGCGCGACATGGACGGCATGATCCGGGAGATGGCGAAGCGGCGGGCGCGCGACTGGAGTCCGGAAAGGATCAGGGCGGACATCCGGGAGACGGCGCACCGGCGCAAGCGCAATCCCGGGGTCACGCCGATCGAGACGCTCACCGACCTGCTGGTCCACGGGCAGGACATCGCGATTCCGCTGAGCAGGTCGTTCCCGATGCCGGTCGAGGCCGCGACGGTCGCCACGCAACGGTGCCTGACCATGCGGATGCCGCCACCGCTGCCGGCGTCGAAGGCGCTCCGAGGACTACGACTGGTAGCCACCGACGTCGATTGGGCGCACGGCGACGGACCCGAGCTGCGCGGGCCGATCGGGGTTCTGCTGCTCACCGCGTGCGGCCGGATGGTGCGGTCTTCGCTGCTCAGCGGGGATGGTTTGGCGGTGCTGCGGCCGAGAGCGGGACGGTAG
- a CDS encoding acyltransferase: MAETRPARRDRYFDLLRVLAIVRVSVFHMFPYALLELVFPSMGVMFALAGSLMANSLQRSPSVMTVIRGRLRRLLPAYWLLAVVLVPAMFLVGWEERPPLWHLIAWIVPFVDPPTSGFGMQATEVLWYLVTYLWLVTLSPILLWLYRRMRLVAIVAPVVVLLVLSVHPIWPANENYQEVATNILMYASCWMLGFAHRDGSLKRIPGLLVTVLAAVLVTAGLAWSWQHPDAGGIKEIPVAYAVYNAGFVLFLLRWSPSMEWLTKRRFLDGWVTLINARAVTIYLWNNVAIALCFPVGDALEVWRLGGLFEIGYVVVALALLVNAVLFFGWVEDVAARKRARFLPWPVGSTEPVAGEPAKSQPDLTATVVAPMPLRPVPARATAPGAPHGRAAVPVRH, translated from the coding sequence ATGGCCGAAACCAGACCGGCCCGTCGGGACCGCTACTTCGATCTGCTGCGGGTGCTGGCCATCGTGCGGGTGTCGGTCTTCCACATGTTCCCCTACGCCCTGCTCGAGCTGGTCTTCCCCTCGATGGGCGTGATGTTCGCGCTCGCGGGCTCGCTGATGGCGAACTCGCTGCAACGATCACCTTCGGTCATGACGGTGATCCGCGGCCGGCTGCGGCGTCTGCTGCCGGCCTACTGGCTGCTGGCGGTCGTCCTGGTGCCGGCGATGTTCCTGGTCGGCTGGGAGGAGCGCCCGCCGCTGTGGCACCTGATCGCCTGGATCGTGCCGTTCGTCGACCCGCCGACCAGCGGTTTCGGCATGCAGGCCACCGAGGTGCTCTGGTACCTGGTGACCTACCTGTGGCTGGTGACGCTCTCGCCGATCCTGCTGTGGCTCTACCGCCGGATGCGGCTCGTCGCGATCGTGGCGCCGGTCGTCGTTCTGCTGGTCCTCAGCGTCCACCCGATCTGGCCGGCGAACGAGAACTACCAGGAGGTGGCGACGAACATCCTGATGTACGCCTCCTGCTGGATGCTGGGCTTCGCCCACCGCGACGGATCCCTCAAGCGGATCCCGGGTCTGCTCGTGACAGTGCTCGCCGCGGTCCTGGTCACCGCCGGTCTGGCGTGGAGCTGGCAGCACCCGGACGCCGGCGGGATCAAGGAGATCCCGGTCGCCTACGCCGTCTACAACGCCGGATTCGTGCTGTTCCTGCTGCGCTGGTCGCCCAGCATGGAGTGGCTCACGAAGCGGCGCTTCCTGGACGGCTGGGTCACGCTGATCAACGCCCGCGCGGTGACGATCTACCTGTGGAACAACGTGGCGATCGCCCTCTGCTTCCCGGTCGGGGACGCGCTGGAGGTGTGGCGGCTCGGCGGTCTCTTCGAGATCGGGTACGTCGTGGTCGCGCTCGCCCTGCTGGTGAACGCCGTGCTGTTCTTCGGCTGGGTCGAGGACGTGGCGGCGCGCAAGAGGGCGCGGTTCCTGCCGTGGCCGGTCGGTTCTACCGAGCCGGTCGCCGGAGAGCCAGCGAAGTCCCAGCCTGATCTGACCGCGACAGTGGTGGCGCCGATGCCACTGCGTCCGGTGCCGGCACGGGCGACGGCGCCGGGGGCTCCCCACGGGCGGGCGGCGGTGCCGGTGCGGCACTGA
- a CDS encoding substrate-binding domain-containing protein, with product MVTLRDVAQALGISHTTVSNAYNRPGKLSDQLRQRILDTAAGMGYQGPDPLAAGLVRGQSGALGVLFDEDLAYALTDPAALLFLRGVAGRSAAQGLTLLPGPHLADTVRTAIVDGFIVYSVTADHPGFLAARRRNLPLVVVDEPVPAGDDWPYLGVDDRGGAEQAARHLLDLGHRRIAVLVDRLTPGDHRGPVSSDRLRATTYQVARERLAGYLAPLGTPPAIWECGGGTPEHAVPAARALLAAAPAKRVTAILAMTDELARGVLMAAAAVGVAVPDDLSVIGFDDVPEANRTDPPLTTVHQPLADKGRLAVEVLTGSHPAPPQRLPTRLITRATTAPPPD from the coding sequence ATGGTGACTCTCCGGGATGTGGCCCAGGCGCTGGGGATCTCGCACACGACCGTGTCGAACGCGTACAACCGGCCCGGCAAGCTCAGCGACCAGCTGCGGCAGCGGATCCTCGACACCGCGGCCGGCATGGGATATCAGGGTCCCGATCCGCTCGCCGCCGGGCTGGTGCGCGGGCAGTCCGGGGCGCTGGGCGTGCTCTTCGACGAAGATCTGGCCTACGCCCTGACCGACCCCGCCGCGCTTCTCTTCCTGCGGGGCGTCGCCGGCCGGTCCGCCGCGCAGGGGCTGACCCTGCTTCCCGGCCCGCACCTGGCGGACACCGTCCGGACCGCCATCGTGGACGGTTTCATCGTCTACTCCGTCACCGCCGACCATCCCGGCTTCCTCGCCGCCCGCAGACGCAACCTCCCCCTGGTGGTCGTCGACGAGCCGGTCCCGGCCGGCGACGACTGGCCGTACCTCGGCGTCGACGACCGCGGCGGCGCCGAACAGGCAGCCCGTCACCTGCTCGACCTGGGCCACCGGCGGATCGCCGTCCTCGTCGACCGGCTCACCCCCGGCGACCACCGCGGACCGGTCAGCAGCGACCGCCTGAGAGCGACCACCTATCAGGTGGCGCGGGAACGGCTGGCCGGATACCTGGCGCCGCTCGGCACACCACCGGCCATCTGGGAGTGCGGCGGGGGCACCCCGGAACACGCCGTACCGGCCGCCCGCGCCCTGCTGGCCGCCGCCCCCGCGAAACGGGTCACCGCGATCCTCGCCATGACCGACGAACTCGCCCGCGGCGTGCTGATGGCGGCCGCGGCGGTGGGCGTGGCCGTTCCGGACGACCTGTCCGTCATCGGGTTCGACGACGTGCCCGAGGCGAACCGCACCGATCCCCCGCTGACCACCGTCCACCAGCCACTCGCCGACAAGGGGCGGCTCGCCGTCGAGGTGCTGACCGGAAGCCACCCGGCGCCGCCACAGCGCCTGCCCACCAGGCTGATCACCCGAGCGACCACCGCTCCGCCACCGGATTGA
- a CDS encoding NarK/NasA family nitrate transporter → MTAVLERPAAKSLSGHWIDDWRPEDREFWDNGGAAIAKRNLIISIFSEHIGFSVWTMWSVLVLFLGPAYGIDPAQKFLLTAVPALFGAALRIPYTFAVARFGGRNWTIISASLLLIPSIAAAFMIKPGVEFSTLLILAALAGVGGGNFASSMANINAFYPDRLKGWALGINAGGGNLGVAVVQLVGLFVLAVFGSGSPGIVAGIYIPFIVIAAVASALWMDNLSQARNEKRGMRDAAREGHTWIMSLLYIGTFGSFIGFGFAFGQVLQVQFAEQFNTPIKAAYLTFLGPLLGSLIRPLGGALADRLGGARVTFVNFIAMAIGASIVLVAAQQRSLPLYICGFIVLFVLSGLGNGSTYKMIPAIFRQKYAGDDTQARRISGAVIGIAGAIGAVGGVLVNLAFRQSFLTYKDADAAYIAFIAFYALCVLVTWAVYLRPAARAKIAV, encoded by the coding sequence ATGACTGCTGTTCTCGAACGTCCCGCCGCGAAGAGTCTCTCCGGCCATTGGATCGACGACTGGCGTCCCGAGGACCGTGAGTTCTGGGACAACGGCGGCGCCGCCATCGCCAAGCGCAACCTGATCATCTCGATCTTCTCGGAGCACATCGGCTTCTCGGTGTGGACCATGTGGTCCGTGCTGGTGCTGTTCCTCGGTCCCGCCTACGGTATCGACCCGGCGCAGAAGTTCCTGCTCACCGCGGTTCCGGCGCTGTTCGGAGCGGCACTGCGCATCCCGTACACGTTCGCCGTGGCGAGGTTCGGCGGCCGCAACTGGACGATCATCAGCGCGTCGCTGCTGCTCATCCCGTCGATCGCGGCCGCGTTCATGATCAAGCCCGGCGTCGAGTTCTCGACCCTGCTGATCCTGGCCGCGCTCGCCGGTGTCGGCGGTGGCAACTTCGCCTCCTCGATGGCGAACATCAACGCCTTCTACCCGGACCGGCTCAAGGGCTGGGCGCTCGGCATCAACGCGGGCGGCGGCAACCTCGGCGTCGCGGTCGTGCAGCTGGTCGGCCTCTTCGTGCTCGCGGTCTTCGGCTCGGGCAGCCCGGGCATCGTGGCCGGCATCTACATCCCGTTCATCGTGATCGCGGCGGTCGCCTCGGCGCTCTGGATGGACAACCTCAGCCAGGCCCGCAACGAGAAGCGGGGCATGCGGGACGCCGCTCGTGAGGGCCACACCTGGATCATGTCGCTGCTCTACATCGGGACGTTCGGTTCGTTCATCGGCTTCGGGTTCGCTTTCGGCCAGGTGCTGCAGGTGCAGTTCGCCGAGCAGTTCAACACCCCGATCAAGGCGGCGTACCTGACCTTCCTCGGCCCGCTGCTCGGCTCGCTGATCCGCCCGCTCGGCGGCGCTCTCGCGGACCGTCTCGGTGGCGCCCGGGTGACGTTCGTGAACTTCATCGCGATGGCGATCGGCGCCTCGATCGTCCTGGTGGCGGCGCAGCAGCGATCCCTGCCGCTCTACATCTGCGGCTTCATCGTCCTGTTCGTGCTGAGCGGGCTCGGCAACGGCTCGACGTACAAGATGATCCCGGCGATCTTCCGCCAGAAGTACGCCGGCGACGACACGCAGGCCCGCCGCATCTCGGGCGCGGTCATCGGCATCGCCGGGGCGATCGGCGCGGTCGGCGGCGTCCTGGTCAACCTCGCCTTCCGCCAGTCCTTCCTGACCTACAAGGACGCCGACGCCGCGTACATCGCCTTCATCGCCTTCTACGCCCTCTGCGTCCTGGTCACCTGGGCGGTCTACCTCCGCCCCGCGGCCCGGGCGAAGATCGCCGTCTGA